One window from the genome of Alnus glutinosa chromosome 13, dhAlnGlut1.1, whole genome shotgun sequence encodes:
- the LOC133854673 gene encoding uncharacterized protein LOC133854673, with protein MEGGEEQRAQGDSDCNSETLISKPKPLDPPSISPRPGSNSSEDDRTESRSALDQTEMFRALEVLERDSVAIAESFTSLFASLRLALSEVTGSSVDHMHCFNDAAGRLQESVLDSATKGNRYINSCLRLNEEMKGVDSLAKQLKILRRNVDAMDSGVNRLLRLP; from the exons ATGGAGGGAGGAGAGGAACAACGAGCTCAGGGAGACAGTGATTGCAACTCAGAAACCctaatctcaaaaccaaaaccGCTTGATCCACCGTCCATATCTCCCCGACCCGGATCCAATTCTTCTGAGGATGACCGCACCGAATCGAGATCCGCTCTCGACCAGACAGAGATGTTCAGAGCCCTCGAAGTCTTGGAGAGAGACTCCGTTGCCATCGCTGAGAGCTTCACTTCTCTCTTTGCTTCTCTTCGCTTAGCTCTCTCTGAG GTTACTGGTAGCTCGGTTGATCATATGCATTGCTTCAACGATGCCGCAGGCCGCCTTCAAGAATCTG TTCTTGATTCAGCAACCAAGGGTAATCGGTACATAAATTCATGTCTAAG ATTAAATGAGGAGATGAAGGGTGTAGACAGTCTAGCTAAGCAGCT AAAAATCCTGAGGAGAAATGTAGATGCTATGGACTCAGGTGTGAACAGGCTCCTCCGTCTTCCATGA
- the LOC133855068 gene encoding tyrosine--tRNA ligase 1, cytoplasmic-like isoform X1: protein MATEAPNQNETPPEATIQSLSVSDSHAHEPSSSSSNPSNQMSLEEKYQIVRSVGEECILEEELRNLLANKPEPVCYDGFEPSGRMHIAQGVMKAISVNKLTSAGCRVKIWIADWFAQLNNKMGGDLKKIETVGRYMIEIWKAVGMDLGGKVEFLWSSKEINSRAHEYWPLVMDIARRNKLPRIIRCSQIMGRSEQDELTAAQILYPCMQCADIFFLKADICQLGMDQRKVNVLAREYCDDIKRKNKPIILSHHMLPGLQQGQEKMSKSDPSSSIFMEDDEAEVNLKIKKAYCPPKIVEGNPCLEYVKYLVLPWFKEFIVERSAENGGHKTFTSFEELIPDYESGELHPADLKPALSKALNKILEPVREHFKKDSNAKDLLKRVKAYRITR from the exons ATGGCGACCGAAGCACCAAACCAAAATGAAACCCCACCCGAGGCTACCATTCAATCGCTCTCGGTCTCCGACTCTCACGCTCATGAACCATCCTCGAGCTCTTCAAATCCAAGCAACCA GATGAGTTTGGAGGAGAAGTACCAAATCGTGAGGAGCGTTGGAGAGGAGTGTATTCTCGAAGAGGAGCTGCGAAATCTGCTGGCAAACAAGCCCGAACCGGTTTGCTATGACGGCTTCGAGCCCTCTGGCCGAATGCACATCGCTCAG GGAGTTATGAAGGCAATAAGTGTGAACAAGCTGACATCTGCTGGTTGCAGAGTTAAAATCTGGATTGCTGATTGGTTTGCCCAGCTAAACAATAAGATGGGAGGTGATTTAAAGAAAATCGAGACTGTTGGGCGCTACATGATTGAGATTTGGAAAGCTGTTGGGATGGATCTAGGAGGAAAAGTTGAATTTTTGTGGTCGTCAAAGGAGATTAATTCTAGAGCACATGAGTACTGGCCTCTCGTTATGGATATAGCTCGAAGGAATAAGCTCCCAAGGATAATCAG GTGTAGTCAAATTATGGGTCGAAGTGAGCAGGATGAGTTGACTGCGGCCCAAATACTCTACCCATGCATGCAGTGTGCtgatatatttttcttgaag GCCGACATTTGCCAACTGGGAATGGATCAGCGGAAAGTGAATGTACTTGCAAGAGAGTACTGTGATGACATCAAGAGGAAGAACAAGCCCATTATTTTGTCACACC ACATGTTACCTGGTTTACAACAAGGGCAGGAGAAGATGTCAAAAAGTGATCCATCGTCCTCCATTTTTATGGAAGATGATGAG GCTGAAGTGAATTTGAAGATAAAGAAAGCTTACTGTCCTCCAAAGATTGTAGAGGGGAATCCTTGCTTGGAGTACGTAAAGTATCTTGTTTTACCTTGGTTTAAGGAGTTCATAGTAGAACGCAGTGCAGAGAATGGTGGTCATAA AACCTTCACAAGCTTTGAAGAATTGATTCCTGACTATGAAAGTGGGGAGTTACACCCAGCTGACCTTAAACCAGCTTTATCAAAGGCATTGAATAAGATACTGGAG CCAGTAAGAGAACACTTCAAGAAGGACAGTAATGCAAAAGATCTGTTGAAAAGGGTTAAG GCTTACAGAATCACAAGGTGA
- the LOC133855068 gene encoding tyrosine--tRNA ligase 1, cytoplasmic-like isoform X2 has product MSLEEKYQIVRSVGEECILEEELRNLLANKPEPVCYDGFEPSGRMHIAQGVMKAISVNKLTSAGCRVKIWIADWFAQLNNKMGGDLKKIETVGRYMIEIWKAVGMDLGGKVEFLWSSKEINSRAHEYWPLVMDIARRNKLPRIIRCSQIMGRSEQDELTAAQILYPCMQCADIFFLKADICQLGMDQRKVNVLAREYCDDIKRKNKPIILSHHMLPGLQQGQEKMSKSDPSSSIFMEDDEAEVNLKIKKAYCPPKIVEGNPCLEYVKYLVLPWFKEFIVERSAENGGHKTFTSFEELIPDYESGELHPADLKPALSKALNKILEPVREHFKKDSNAKDLLKRVKAYRITR; this is encoded by the exons ATGAGTTTGGAGGAGAAGTACCAAATCGTGAGGAGCGTTGGAGAGGAGTGTATTCTCGAAGAGGAGCTGCGAAATCTGCTGGCAAACAAGCCCGAACCGGTTTGCTATGACGGCTTCGAGCCCTCTGGCCGAATGCACATCGCTCAG GGAGTTATGAAGGCAATAAGTGTGAACAAGCTGACATCTGCTGGTTGCAGAGTTAAAATCTGGATTGCTGATTGGTTTGCCCAGCTAAACAATAAGATGGGAGGTGATTTAAAGAAAATCGAGACTGTTGGGCGCTACATGATTGAGATTTGGAAAGCTGTTGGGATGGATCTAGGAGGAAAAGTTGAATTTTTGTGGTCGTCAAAGGAGATTAATTCTAGAGCACATGAGTACTGGCCTCTCGTTATGGATATAGCTCGAAGGAATAAGCTCCCAAGGATAATCAG GTGTAGTCAAATTATGGGTCGAAGTGAGCAGGATGAGTTGACTGCGGCCCAAATACTCTACCCATGCATGCAGTGTGCtgatatatttttcttgaag GCCGACATTTGCCAACTGGGAATGGATCAGCGGAAAGTGAATGTACTTGCAAGAGAGTACTGTGATGACATCAAGAGGAAGAACAAGCCCATTATTTTGTCACACC ACATGTTACCTGGTTTACAACAAGGGCAGGAGAAGATGTCAAAAAGTGATCCATCGTCCTCCATTTTTATGGAAGATGATGAG GCTGAAGTGAATTTGAAGATAAAGAAAGCTTACTGTCCTCCAAAGATTGTAGAGGGGAATCCTTGCTTGGAGTACGTAAAGTATCTTGTTTTACCTTGGTTTAAGGAGTTCATAGTAGAACGCAGTGCAGAGAATGGTGGTCATAA AACCTTCACAAGCTTTGAAGAATTGATTCCTGACTATGAAAGTGGGGAGTTACACCCAGCTGACCTTAAACCAGCTTTATCAAAGGCATTGAATAAGATACTGGAG CCAGTAAGAGAACACTTCAAGAAGGACAGTAATGCAAAAGATCTGTTGAAAAGGGTTAAG GCTTACAGAATCACAAGGTGA